The Leptospira paudalimensis region CGAGATTTTTTTCTCAATCTTTGCAGGATTAAAAGCGGGGACATCTTTTTTAAGATAGGTGATACATTGACTCAAGGAAATAACAAGAGCCAAGAGTGGTAATATTTTGAGAATTTTCATTGTGTACCTTTTGATCTCAGAACTAACGAGATTCAGTAAATTGGTATTTTCATGTTTCAAAAGTCAATTTAGAAATACAGATTCTACCATTTTCTCTACAATCGATTTCCCATTGTTTCCATGCCTTAATCCTTTTGGTATTCCCCACCTGAGTATTGGATAAACGGTTTTCCTTCTTTACTCTCCAAGGTAAGCCTCTCACCCAAATTACGCCCATACCCTAAGATCCGAAGAGTGTTGTCACCTTCCCATTGGCAAGGAACTTGGACTGTATTTTCCATTCCACCTAATGAATAGTATATGGTTAAGAGAGGGAATCCTCGTTTGTCCTTTTCTAATTTGAGTTTGGGAATGATGGCATATGGTTCTTTTGTGACGAAGGTCCCAAAAAAATTTGAATCCGGATAACGGTAGTCTGGTTTAAATTTAACTCCGATTCCTGCGACACCTTTGGGAAGATCCTTGGAATATAAGGTAAAAATAGAATTTCCCTCCCAAGATTCAAATTCAACACGTATCTCATTGATACTAGGATCGTTAATTTTGATAAGTCCGAATAATACCCGTAAGTCGATTCCGTAACGATTTTCCTTTTCAATGAGTCCTACATCAAATCCCATCAAACTGAGAGTTGGCGGATTCCCTTTTTTGTATTCGTGGATCCCCATGGGAGAAATATAAATTCCTTCTTCCTCTGGAAGAGCTCCTTTATTGCCTAACATGGGTGGGGGGCTTGGTTCTGGTTGTATGCCCATTTTTTCTTCCCATAACACTTGCATCACTTGTGTATTGGTACTTTTTAGTTTCCCTGTTTGTAAACCCAGGGTGTTCCCAGCGACAAAGGAAACAATTTCCGTATTAGGATCATAGACTAAGTCGGCAAAAAAAGGTGGGAGAGAACCAGAATGCCCATAAAACCAAATCGTTTTTCCATCTGCTTGGTAACTTGTTTTCATCACAGGTAATCCCAGTTTCATTTCAAAATTGGCAACAGGACCAATTTGTGTTTTGTGAAACTCATCAAAGCTAACAGAAGTTAAGAGACCTTTATTTTCCTTACTTCGGAAAAAAGCCTTCATAAAAAGACCCATATCGTTTGCCGTTGTGGAAATGGATCCTGCTGTCAAATCTCGGATGACAGGCCGAACGGTCTTCGATTTCCAAAAAATACCAGAATAACCCGTAATGAGTTCTGATCCATCTAAATTTTCCATTAGGGTTGTATGTTTCATTCCCGCTTTTTCGAATAGATGGGCACGAAAGTAAGATTCGATTGATTCACCTGACACCCGTTCAATGATATTTCCCAGTAACCCAAAACTTAAATTGGAATAGGAATGGATTTTTCCAGGTTCGTTTCGTTCCAGTCCTGCAAGTGTTTTTGGTAATGAACGAAAGGAACGATAAATCTCATCTTCTTTTGAATCGGGAGAAAGGAAAAAACCATTCGCCAAATCAGAAGGTAAACCAGATTGGTGGGTGAGTAAATCACGAATGGTGATCTCACGATACCCTTCTTTTTTCGGTTTCACGAAATTCAATTCAGGTAAAAACTTAGAAGCAGGGTCATCTAACTTCAGTTTACCGGATTCTTGTAATTGTAAGATGGCAATTCCTGTAAAAAGTTTTGTGATGCTCCCTATTTTAAATCGTTCGATTTTGGAATCGGAACTTGCCCCGATCTGAGATTGGTAGACCTCTCCATCTCCCATCATTACCATATACGTAAGTGATTTGATCCCTGAGGGAGCCAGTGTTTCCCATTTTGATTGGATATCGGCTTTTGTTTTTTCTTTGTTTTGGAAATACGAAATTGTTTTCGAATCCCCATTGGATTGGCATTGGAGAAGAAGGAAAAAAAGAAACACAAAGAGAATACGGAACGGAAAGTATAAATCATGAATTGGATTTTGGATTTGAGAGGGAAAAGAAGGAGTTTTTTCTTGAGATTGGTTTTCTTTCGTTTGAACGGAATGAATCTTTTTTTCTTTCTTCGATTTCATACCCCAAGGAAAAAATGAAAGGAGATTGGAACAAGCTTATAAAAAACAAAACTCCCCAAACCTATGGAATGGGGAGTGATCGCTATGCCAAATGGAAAGAACTACAATTTGTCCTTCACAACATGGCCCGTGTTTGTTGGGAATATTCTAAAAAATCGAACCTTACCCTTAGTCTTGGATCACACTCATTGAGTATTCAGAAATTGCTTCACGGCGTTTTTCTGCATAATCTTTATGGAACCATAAGTCTTGTGTGGTCTTAGCAGATTTTTTATTACCAATTGTAATAGTTGTCATACAATGATCTACAGCATACTTCATGGCTTCTTTTCCTGTTTCCCCAAGACCCTTGTTTCGTTTTTTACGAGTGATTTCCGCACCTTGTTTGTTGACTCTTGCAACTAACTTATCATAGTCGGAGTCATCAATACAGA contains the following coding sequences:
- a CDS encoding serine hydrolase domain-containing protein; amino-acid sequence: MKSKKEKKIHSVQTKENQSQEKTPSFPSQIQNPIHDLYFPFRILFVFLFFLLLQCQSNGDSKTISYFQNKEKTKADIQSKWETLAPSGIKSLTYMVMMGDGEVYQSQIGASSDSKIERFKIGSITKLFTGIAILQLQESGKLKLDDPASKFLPELNFVKPKKEGYREITIRDLLTHQSGLPSDLANGFFLSPDSKEDEIYRSFRSLPKTLAGLERNEPGKIHSYSNLSFGLLGNIIERVSGESIESYFRAHLFEKAGMKHTTLMENLDGSELITGYSGIFWKSKTVRPVIRDLTAGSISTTANDMGLFMKAFFRSKENKGLLTSVSFDEFHKTQIGPVANFEMKLGLPVMKTSYQADGKTIWFYGHSGSLPPFFADLVYDPNTEIVSFVAGNTLGLQTGKLKSTNTQVMQVLWEEKMGIQPEPSPPPMLGNKGALPEEEGIYISPMGIHEYKKGNPPTLSLMGFDVGLIEKENRYGIDLRVLFGLIKINDPSINEIRVEFESWEGNSIFTLYSKDLPKGVAGIGVKFKPDYRYPDSNFFGTFVTKEPYAIIPKLKLEKDKRGFPLLTIYYSLGGMENTVQVPCQWEGDNTLRILGYGRNLGERLTLESKEGKPFIQYSGGEYQKD